DNA sequence from the Lagopus muta isolate bLagMut1 chromosome 23, bLagMut1 primary, whole genome shotgun sequence genome:
CATACCTAATTCAAACAATACATCTGCTTTGGGAACACTGCTGAGCTCCaaaaattcctttattttcttcagacgCCTCGAAAATGGTAAGTCCTCAAATCCCAGCCTGAAAATAAGAGTGCAACGAAGGAGAGAGGCTGTGAAGAGTCAGAGTGAACTGTGGGGTGGGCGCTCCGCACAGCTACTTACGCTCGGGCATCAGTAAGAGACTTATCATCTGCCTCCACGTCCTCCATGTGGCTGATGAGCTGCTCAAGGAAGGTCTCCCTGCTCACCTCTCCCTGCAAGGCGAGATGCACCGCCAGGGCCTGCAGGATGGCCCCGTTGTAGCCCAAGGAGTTGGCATGGgtcagctcagcactgagcttTGCAAACTGTGAACGAAAACGTATCATTAGCAAACCCAAGTGAGAGCAGAGCGGgacccagccagcagcaggcagtcaCAGAGCCAGGGCGCCCCAGGGGGCACAGTACCTTCTTAACATCCTGAACATCCCAATAGGTGAGCGGAATGCCTGCAACCCTCATGGCACCACCATTGCCATAGGAGCCTTTCCCATTAAATTGAGCTCTTGCTGGCTCAAACACATCACTGCACTTGGGGCTCAGCAGCTTCTTAAAGACATTGACAACAGCCATCCCATAGCCCCTGTTGGGTTCCTTCTTGTACTCCTCAGCAAACCTGTGTGGGCAAAGACAGCAGCAGTTACACAGGCGAGAAAGAATTTGTGGAGTTTCCAAATGCAGGTGAGTTAACAGCATAGGGACCACTCTGTGATAGCCATGGCTCAACTGattcagctctgcagggaaagaATGTCACTTCCAAAAAATGGTGTGAAAAGAGGGGAGGGTGTATGAATGGTGTACAGGCATCTCCCACAACCCACTTGTTTCCTTCTCCACATTTCTTTGAAATAGGAGCAAACTCGAAACATTTCCCTGGGTCAAAACCACAAAGAAAGTCTTTTGTTCGAGTTCAATGGAAGTGTtttctaaacaaataaatgctCTCCCTTAAGTGGAACCAAATGCTACCAGGGCTGTGGATCCAAAAGGGAAATGGATCATAAACAAACTGAGGCTGACCTCACTAATATTCGCCAGCTAAATTAAGTACAGACATAAAtagcaacaaacaaacatgtaaggaaatgcttttcatcCAGGCGTTATCTTCCACAAAGGTGGCTGAATGTATGTGGCTCCAATACAGAATGGCAAAACAGCAAGTCCCACCCCGCTCCATTCCAAAGTACATTTGGAACTGACATTAGAGCTAACAATGCTGGATGCTCCAGGACAGAGCACACAATAAATTCCAGGGTCATCGCTCTTATTTTCTCCACTAATTAGCAATGACTCTGCCTGAGCTCTGTCCTTTTTTGCAGAGTTACACGATGGCTTCATTTTAAGCGTCTGACACACAACCAGTTTTGCTCTCGCTGCAGCCCTCACCTCTTGGCCATGTCAACTTCATCGAACTCCCGCTTGGCcagcagtgactgcaccacAGATCTGCTCATGGCCGTGTCATCCGTGTAGGAAAGCGTTTCTGAAACAGAGCGTTACAACTTCATGTAACCATTCAGCTCACAGCTCCCTGCGAGCACCGCCTGCCCGTAGGGCTGCAGCGCTGCTGGAGGACACGCGGCACCCTGAGCTGTGTTCATTGAGCAGCCAGGATCAGAGCAGGAGAGGCACCAGCAGCACGGACAGGATGCAGAGTGCTGCAAGGCAATAAAGCCAAGGGACACATGTTCTCCTCCAGGTACATGGGGACAAGTGAGAGATCACAGAACggccgggttggaagggacctcaaggatgaagctccaaccccccgccacacgcagggccaccaacctccgcatctcacagcagcccaggctgcgcagggccccatcaaccttgaacacctccagggacggacgGGGCATCGCagcctctgtgcagctgttcaGGCACAGCTCCCGTTCGCTCTCCGTTACAGATCCGTTTCTCCATGTCGCAGCAGCACCGCACACCCGTTACcttacgttacgttacgttacgttatTTTTCCCCCCGCTCCCCGCACCGTTTCACatcccgccccgcccgccgtTCCTCCCACCTCTGCGGGCGCTCCCGGCCGGCTCCCCTTCACCGCCCGGCGGCTCCAGGCCGCGGAGAAAGCTCAGCAAATCGGGCAGCTTCACCACGCTCCTGCCCTCGAAGACGGCTCCCAAGCAGTCGCCCAGCAGCGCGCCGGCCAAGCAGCCCCGGAAGCGGGCGGGAGGAGGCCGAGGACGGGACACCGCCGCGCGCCCAGAgcccgcgcccgccgccgccatcttgaGTCGTGCCGCCACCGGGCCGGAAGCAGCGCCCCCTTGCGGCACGGAGGGCAGAGCGCTATGGAACCGCATGGGGGTCAGAGGATCATGGAGTCACGGAGTCACGGAGTCACAAGGGTGGAAACGACCTGCGAGATCACCCGCTCCAACCGCCCTCCCGTCACCCCGCTGCCACAGGCACTCGCAGCTgctcatccagacgcctctcGAGCtctgccagggacggtgacaccgcctccctgtgcagccattgcagCGCCTGACTGCTGagagaaacagttcttcctcatgtccaacctaaacctccacAGCACAACCTGcagccatttcctcgggtcctgctTGTTTcatgggagaagaagccaaacccctcctcaccacatcgtcccttcaggaagctgcagagcgcactgaggtctcccctgagcctcctccacactgaacaaccccagctccctcctcaGATCCGcactccagacccctcaccagtttcattgcttttccctggacacattccaggtCTCttttgtagtgaggagcccaaaactgaacaccaGTGgcatagaaccatagaatcacagtgCCAAGCACAGGGGATGACggcctccctgctcctgctggccgcACTGTTCCTAACGCAGGCGCTGCTGGTCGCGCTGTTCCTGCGCAGTGGGGCAGATCAGTGCATCTGAGTTCAGAACCCCTGGAAGACCCATCAGAGTGCAGGAATCCCAAGCCCTGCTTCTGTTCCCAGCACGGAAGGGCTGAGGCAGAACTGCCCAGGGCACACGATGGGCTCAGCCGCCGCGAAACGCTTCCAATGCACCGCAGCCGCTCTGGCAGACACTCTTTATTATTGAACGCTCCTTGGAGCACACGGAACAGACGGTTATACAACAAACCAGGGCAGTCAGGCCAATCCTGGAGCACCCAGGTGCTCACCCTGCCTTatcccagctccagctgcccgGCTCTGGGTGGGGATGGCACGCGGTTCGTGGTGCGGTTGAAGGAATCCACCTGAGGTACAAACTTCTCAGCGGGCACCACGAGCTTCCTGCGGCCGTCCATGCACTTGTGGTCCAGCACCAGGGAGTGGGCTTTGTAGGCCATGTCGGTCTGCACGCGGTGCAGCTGTCGGTACAGAGCATCCAGGGCATCCCTGGGAACAAGGAGATGGGAGCTAGATGGATTCACACCCAGAATGGATGGGAAGCACGTGGCCTTTGCCTTTGTTTGAAGAGCTGAAGCACCACATCCATCACCAGCACCACCCCATGGGCTCCATCACTGCCCCATCCCGGGGGTCTTCAAGAGCAGGTTGGGTGGGGgcttgggcaacctggtccagtACCTGATCTGGAGGTTGTTAgccctgtggcagggggttggaacttgctgatccttggggtcccttccaacccaatgtgattctatgatgccaTCATATTTCTTGGGGCATCGCAGCAGCATTGTTTGGGTCTGTGAATAGCTGGGACCCCCCTCCATCCTCCGGCACACACACCTTGACCCTTGCCCGCAGCCCATtgcccagagcagctcccaCCAAACCCAACCATATCTCCATTCCTCCTCTGAACAGACACGAGTTCTGAAATGCAGCCCCTGGAAGCACCGGGTACCACATCcctagggaacctgctttggcaggggggttggactcgatgatctctggaggtcccttccaacccctacaattctgtgattctcacacaggcagtgctgtgccaccgCCCTGATGCAGACAGGAGAAGACTCACTGCGCCTCTGCGAGCTTCAGCTTCAGAGCACGGATCGACCCTTCCAGCTGGTGGACCTCATCTGTGAGCCCGTACTGCACCTGTGATGTGATGGAGATGCCCATGGCAGTGAATGGGGCCGACTCCCTGCTTTACAACGGCCACAGATCTGCATCCCCCTGCTGGCCCGCATGGCATTTTCTCCGGAGTGCAGCCACACCTCAAACAAGGACCATCCTGTTCGGTTCCCCAGTCCCTGGTGACAGGGCTGATACCTGATCCCGGCAGAGCTCCACGTTGGGCCGGTAGCTGCGCGTCTCCAGGCGGCTGTGTGCCActttcaggtcctgcattttCCTTCGAAGATCCTCCTCCAGGCGTCGGATGTCCTCTTCCATCTCAGCAATTTCCTCCAAGGTCTAAGGTAAAAAAGACACGTATCCTAAGGGACAGCCACAGTTCCCTGTAGGAGACAGACTAGGAAACGGCCCCCAATTGCTATAGGCTTTTATGTGctctgaatgcattttaaatggaGCTGATGGGTTCTGAAGCTCCCTGCT
Encoded proteins:
- the ADPRS gene encoding ADP-ribosylhydrolase ARH3, whose protein sequence is MAAAGAGSGRAAVSRPRPPPARFRGCLAGALLGDCLGAVFEGRSVVKLPDLLSFLRGLEPPGGEGEPAGSARRETLSYTDDTAMSRSVVQSLLAKREFDEVDMAKRFAEEYKKEPNRGYGMAVVNVFKKLLSPKCSDVFEPARAQFNGKGSYGNGGAMRVAGIPLTYWDVQDVKKFAKLSAELTHANSLGYNGAILQALAVHLALQGEVSRETFLEQLISHMEDVEADDKSLTDARALGFEDLPFSRRLKKIKEFLELSSVPKADVLFELGNGIAALRSVPTAIYSFLRCMEADPDIPEHYNNLQRTIIYCISLGGDTDTIATMAGAIAGAYYGEEQIPPSWEQSCEAFQETQKMADSLHELYCQRL